The Hyperolius riggenbachi isolate aHypRig1 chromosome 3, aHypRig1.pri, whole genome shotgun sequence genome window below encodes:
- the CYREN gene encoding cell cycle regulator of non-homologous end joining, giving the protein MGEAESKAKKRVLPHWMREDEANVKKQCTKDVKRKKAASAKKCILYCMNEKELVDYALEIVNKGKKDEEIREEAEADTEYNEKEECRGTEEKPKTPLPEASHASQLTPPLSKEMAKDTAQAGGVSDEEDDPLKYVREIFFS; this is encoded by the exons ATgggagaggcggagtctaaggcgaAGAAGAGGGTCTTACCCCATTGGATGAGAGAAGACGAGGCAAATGTAAAGAAGCAATGCACGAAGGACGTGAAGAGGAAGAAAGCCGC GTCTGccaagaaatgcatcctgtactgTATGAATGAGAAGGAGCTGGTGGATTACGCGCTGGAGATAGTAAACAAG GGTAAGAAGGATGAAGAGATCAGGGAGGAAGCTGAGGCTGATACAGAATATAATGAAAAAGAGGAGTGCAGAGGCACAGAGGAAAAGCCAAAGACACCCCTACCAGAAGCATCTCACGCCTCACAGCTGACTCCACCCCTTTCTAAAGAAATggcaaaagacactgcacaggCTGGGGGTGTGTCTGACGAGGAGGACGACCCCTTAAAATATGTCAGAGAGATATTTTTCAGCTGA